From a region of the Anoplopoma fimbria isolate UVic2021 breed Golden Eagle Sablefish chromosome 16, Afim_UVic_2022, whole genome shotgun sequence genome:
- the zeb2a gene encoding zinc finger E-box-binding homeobox 2a, translating to MSMLNYEDVVETGSETDEDDRTLVSEDNGLVNGDGGGGGGEGGGGGGEDEEVGSPAGVPLLEASPRVAHALLSYRDQEEGHQDPHQHWRLRDETNRDLNGSDDRKDEYEAVSPEGNRIVRRLDGVSELDQYFLKRKLEDGDGHPATIAEYLQRSDTAVIYPEAPEEVTRQGTPEASGQDESEHELLSGTPDAFAQLLTCPYCERGYKRLSSLKEHIKYRHERSEENFCCPLCADSFGQRAQLERHMTTHQPAGDQPPLSEAAGNRKFKCSECGKAFKYKHHLKEHLRIHSGEKPYECSNCKKRFSHSGSYSSHISSKKCIGLIAVNGRVRNGNNGKPGSSPNSTTSSPGSPALAQLRHKLENGRPLGPLDQQGPLNIKAEPIDFNEYRLLMASQHGFGGSGVYLNSRGGSPLGVHSSSQSPLQHLGGLGLDLPLLGFSGSFGNNLSEVQKVLQIVDNTVCRQKMDGNPEEISKLRAYMRELGAQMEEQRLAQAGFQVVGHGSPTKSIIDYTLEKVNEAKSLIDDSKRQMDIKKEKPNHSTDLSGEEKSHDGHNQFLPFSCQYCKENFTGPIPLHQHERYLCNMNEEIKAVLQPTDSRPSGGREAIPGEQSTNEQATSPINAFKDHVSVLKAYFAMNTEPNSEELLKISTAVGLPQEFVKEWFAQWKSQNPHGGHLRKKSPPPDRGGLDVIHCFSRSPMSHPTVDLHRGYANGDASHRLTKANQFKGKRETTGDKQLDPLDHLRSNTPSPLNLSSTSSKNSVSSCYTPNSLFSEDAHGDTPLDLSLPKHMAQKLMSVREKQHRPNGFTIQRNGEALRREHVSRPLDLVNIKKEVLGSDGGGNSLHHLEKSTSPIFGINPFAGGPVYTSLPPHGAFPPPTFMSSAQATIPGLRSYPGLDPMSFLPHMAYTYATEAATFAEMQQRRKYQRKPGFQGELLDGTADYLSGLDDLTDSDSLLSRKKMKKTESGMYACDLCDKTFQKTSSLLRHKYEHTGKRPHQCQICKKAFKHKHHLIEHSRLHSGEKPYQCDKCGKRFSHSGSYSQHMNHRYSYCKREAEEREAAEREARDKGGGGGAGGGAGGLEPTELLMRRAYLQGLGPLGYSDPEDQQEDGTILRDGSEGGGREEREEDKTYEEVADRREASFREGEEVEEGEEEGDMRSQTDTTQLMDESSGDGKRDGKSDQED from the exons ATGTCGA TGCTGAACTATGAGGATGTGGTGGAGACGGGTTCAGAGACAGACGAGGACGACAGGACTCTGGTCTCTGAGGACAACGGCCTCGTTAatggagacggaggaggaggtggaggagaaggtggaggaggaggaggagaggatgaagaggtggGCAGCCCGGCCGGTGTTCCCCTACTGGAGGCATCTCCCCGGGTTGCCCACGCCCTGCTGTCCTACCGGGACCAGGAGGAGGGACATCAGGACCCCCATCAGCACTGGAGACTCAGAGACGAGACCAACAGAGACCTGAACGGCAGCG ACGACAGGAAAGACGAGTATGAAGCTGTCAGTCCAGAAGGAAACAGAATAG TGAGGCGACTGGACGGCGTCTCTGAACTGGACCAGTACTTCCTGAAACGCAAACTTGAGGATGGAGATGGTCACCCGGCAACCATCGCCGAGTACCTGCAGCGCAGCGACACCGCCGTCATTTACCCAGAAGCCCCGGAGGAGGTGACGCGACAGGGCACGCCCGAAGCCAGTGGTCAGGACGAGAGCGAGCACG AGCTGCTGTCCGGTACACCTGACGCCTTCGCCCAGCTGCTCACCTGTCCGTACTGCGAGCGCGGCTACAAGCGCCTGTCGTCTCTGAAGGAACACATCAAGTATCGCCACGAGAGGAGCGAGGAGAACTTCTGCTGCCCGCTGTGTGCCGACAGCTTCGGACAGCGAGCACAGCTGGAGCGTCACATGACCACGCACCAACCGGCAGGAGACCAG CCGCCGCTCAGCGAAGCAGCTGGAAACCGCAAGTTCAAATGCAGTGAGTGTGGAAAAGCCTTCAAGTACAAACATCACCTGAAGGAGCATCTCCGTATTCACAGCG gTGAGAAGCCGTACGAGTGCTCCAACTGTAAGAAGCGGTTCTCCCACTCCGGCTCCTACAGCTCCCACATCAGCAGCAAGAAATGCATCGGCCTGATTGCCGTCAACGGACGAGTGCGCAATGGAAATAACGGCAAGCCGGGTTCCTCCCCCAACTCCACGACCTCATCGCCCGGAAGCCCCGCCCTCGCACAGCTCCGCCACAAACTGGAAAACGGGCGCCCGCTCGGCCCTCTAGACCAACAGGGTCCACTCAACATCAAAGCCGAGCCGATCGACTTCAACGAGTACCGGCTGCTGATGGCCTCTCAGCACGGATTTGGGGGATCGGGGGTCTACCTGAACAGCCGTGGTGGAAGCCCACTGGGGGTCCACAGTTCCTCCCAGAGCCCCCTCCAACATCTTGGGGGCTTGGGGCTGGACCTTCCCCTGCTGGGCTTCTCGGGTTCCTTCGGGAACAACCTGAGCGAGGTGCAGAAGGTGCTTCAGATTGTGGACAACACAGTGTGCAGGCAGAAGATGGATGGGAACCCGGAGGAGATCTCCAAGCTCAGGGCCTACATGAGGGAGCTGGGGGCCcagatggaggagcagaggctGGCCCAGGCCGGCTTTCAGGTGGTGGGCCATGGCAGCCCCACGAAGAGCATCATCGACTACACGCTGGAGAAGGTCAACGAGGCCAAGAGTCTGATCGACGACTCCAAGAGGCAAATGGACATCAAGAAGGAGAAGCCAAACCACTCAACGGATCTCAGCGGTGAGGAGAAATCTCACGATGGCCACAACCAGTTCCTGCCATTCTCCTGCCAGTACTGCAAGGAGAACTTCACCGGGCCGATCCCGCTGCATCAACACGAGCGCTACCTGTGCAACATGAACGAGGAGATCAAAGCAGTCCTGCAGCCGACCGACAGCCGTCCTTCTGGAGGCAGGGAGGCGATACCTGGTGAGCAGTCCACTAACGAGCAGGCCACCAGTCCCATCAACGCCTTCAAGGACCATGTGTCGGTGCTCAAGGCCTACTTTGCCATGAACACTGAGCCCAACTCGGAGGAACTGCTCAAGATTTCCACTGCTGTCGGCCTTCCTCAAGAGTTCGTCAAGGAGTGGTTTGCCCAGTGGAAGAGCCAAAACCCCCACGGAGGCCATCTGAGGAAGAAGTCGCCCCCTCCTGACCGTGGCGGACTGGATGTCATCCACTGCTTTAGCCGGTCACCCATGTCCCATCCTACCGTAGATTTACACCGAGGCTACGCTAACGGTGACGCCTCCCACAGACTCACAAAGGCCAACCAGTTCAAGGGCAAGAGGGAGACAACCGGGGACAAACAACTAGACCCCTTAGACCACTTGAGGAGCAACACTCCGTCCCCCCTCAACCTTTCCTCTACTTCCTCCAAAAACTCTGTGAGTAGCTGTTACACTCCGAACAGCCTGTTTTCTGAAGATGCCCACGGGGATACACCACTGGACCTGTCACTGCCCAAACACATGGCCCAGAAGCTCATGTCTGTGAGAGAGAAGCAACACAGGCCCAACGGCTTTACCATTCAGCGCAACGGCGAGGCGCTCAGGCGAGAACATGTGTCCCGGCCCTTAGATCTGGTCAACATCAAGAAAGAAGTCCTGGGCTCAGATGGTGGAGGGAACTCCCTCCACCATCTGGAGAAAAGCACCAGTCCCATCTTTGGGATTAACCCCTTTGCTGGGGGTCCCGTTTACACCTCCCTGCCCCCTCACGGAGCGTTTCCTCCGCCCACCTTCATGTCTTCTGCCCAGGCCACCATCCCGGGTCTCAGGTCCTACCCAGGACTGGACCCCATGAGCTTCCTGCCTCACATGGCCTACACCTACGCCACCGAGGCAGCCACGTTTGCTGAaatgcagcagaggagaaagtACCAACGGAAACCAGGCTTCCAG gGGGAGCTGCTGGACGGGACGGCGGACTATCTGTCGGGCCTGGACGACCTGACAGACAGCGACTCGCTGCTGTccaggaagaagatgaagaagactGAAAGTGGTATGTACGCGTGTGACTTGTGCGACAAAACATTCCAGAAGACCAGTTCCCTCCTAAGACACAAATATGAGCACACAG GGAAGCGTCCTCACCAGTGTCAGATCTGTAAGAAGgccttcaaacacaaacaccacctCATTGAACACTCGCGCCTCCACTCCGGAGAGAAACCCTACCAGTGCGACAAGTGCGGCAAACGCTTCTCCCACTCGGGTTCGTACTCGCAGCACATGAACCACCGCTACTCCTACTGCAAGAGGGAGGCGGAGGAGCGCGAGGCGGCCGAGAGGGAGGCCAGGGacaaggggggaggaggaggagcaggaggaggagcaggaggcctGGAGCCCACCGAGCTGCTCATGAGGAGGGCCTACCTCCAGGGGCTCGGCCCGCTAGGATACTCGGACCCCGAGGACCAGCAGGAGGACGGTACCATCCTGAGGGACGGCAGCGAGGGAGGAGGacgggaggagagggaggaggacaagaCGTACGAGGAGGTGGCAGACAGACGGGAGGCAAGTTtcagggaaggagaggaggtagaggagggggaggaggaaggagacatGAGGAGCCAGACGGACACGACGCAGCTGATGGACGAGAGCTCAGGAGACGGGAAGAGGGACGGGAAGTCAGACCAGGAGGACTGA